A window of Phaseolus vulgaris cultivar G19833 chromosome 4, P. vulgaris v2.0, whole genome shotgun sequence genomic DNA:
ACTTGAATCTGTAACATTGGTTCTTTCATTACTTTATAATCTGCATATTTAGAGTTAAGACCGTGATTCTCCTGATTTTATCTAGAATTAAGACCATGATTCTCCTGTGTTCTTGAAAACTTCAGAGGAAGAGAGGGCATCTAAGCAATCTGAGGTTACACTTCTGATGGATGAAGTGGAACGTGCACAAACAATGCTTCTTAGTTTAGAAAGAGAGAAGGTGCAATTTACAAACTTTTATCTGAATAGTTTGATTGTGAAGTGTGATTGTTTGTATTTGTGTTTACCTGTTTGATCaaattcttcaattttttcGGTTTTCTCTCTATTTGTTTTAGAAGTTATGAAATAGTATAGTGCACTGTCTTTAGATCTATTTAAGTGTAGTGAAGATGATTGATGTTGAGGTGGTTGAATGAACATACCAGATCagaaatatgattttaaataaattagaatagCACCTATTTTGAGATGATGACAGAACAGAACCTCAACTAAGGTGGTTTGGTGATATGAGTTGATTAACAGTTTCTAAAATTGAAATCAGATAGAATTCAAATTGATTTAAAAGAGTTAGGATGGTTAACCCAAGAGGAAACTTCTGGAGAAACTATTAAGACAAACTTTGCTCTAATTGCTCTTTtgaaaaaatagattttatagAGCCTAGTGGCAGAGTTGGATCCATGGTGCGAACATTTTCTAGTGAGATAAGGCTTGAGTTTTTTTGTATTCTTTTTTGTTCTATATTAGGTGCTCTGTTGTGTTGTAACTGTTTGTTGcttttatcatttaaaaaaattgtcactGCTGCAATAAATTCATGTTCCATATGCATCTTAATTACATAGCTGGGAGTCTTTTACAAACCTACAATCTAGAATTTAAGAATAGAATGAAAGATAGAAATCTCCTTCTAAGGGTTTCCCATTGACAAAGGGGTTCCCTTTTTATGCTTTCACATCTGAGCTACTTCTCTGTTTTCCAATACCAACACTTCTCAATGCTTTCTCCTTTCATTCCCATCCTACTATTAACAACTCTAACTAATTCGATGACTGCTGTGACTACTTTGCTCTGAATCCCATTCCCATCAGATTCCTTCTATACTCAAAAGtgggaaaagaaaaaatatgttGGTAACCAAGGGAGAAGGCTTTTTAACATTAAATCCTTCTTTAACTATTCCATGGGTTTGAGTATTCAACTATTAATTGATTCTTGTAGTGAACTTGATGGGAATAAGGTCTCTGAATTTGAAGGAATTCTCAGATTATATTCAGCATATCTCATAATATTAGAGTACATGGTTATATACAGGGATGGCAAGAGGGCGGGTACGGTACCCGCTAGCTACCCACCCGTCTAAAAAAAATTGCCCCATTACCTGTTCCGCTACCCATTTGGTATCCATGAGAAAATACCCATGGATATTTTTTATACCCGCagatattttctatttttatttttttagttctaaataaaattatttaaaaacaagtcactcagataaaaaaaatttaaaagtacaATTCCAATAAAATAATACCGTACCCACCCCATTAACAAGCAAGTAATTAAAATATCCGTATCCACCACCCACGAGTATCCATTACAGATTTTACCTGCGAATGTCCCGGGTCCGAATCTTTTAGTAGTCCATGCCTCATTCTAACAGAATTTGTCCTAACAAATTGTCAGCTAGCTGCGTAATATCAGAACTATATTCTAGAACCACTATTGCTCTTTTATCTATTATAAACTCATTCAGAGTCACGTTTCTGCTAGACGATCCTTTTAGGCCTGTTGGATTGGGCTTCTTCATTCACGGCAGATCCAACTCTTATAAGGTTTGTTAGTTATTAAATTGTTGGGAGTTCAAAAGAAAATTCCtttcttttaaatttcatttaataTCCGTTATAATCAactttaaagttttatttacaATCTACCCCTCAATATTCTTTACTGTTCTGGTCTCACTAACAGTGTTCTCCCCACCAGGCATAAAGAATTGAATTACTAGATTATATTATATGCTATTATATGCAAAGGTTATCATTGACTGTAagctaaatatattttataattgttaTGCTGAAGGAACTGTTTGGACTTTCTTGGGTCTTTAATGTAGGGATAGTTATTACTAGCTCATGATCAAATCTTAAAACAACTAAGGCCCTGTTTGGTATGCAAACTTTGGGTTAGAGGGGAAGGAACAGGGGAACAAAAGGATTGGTTGTTTAGTATCAATTAAGGGTAGAGAGGAAGAGAATTTTATGAGTCTCATTGTCtcaagctgctgagtgctgatGCTTTTTCATATTCAATCAGACTTACTGTTTATGCTTGTGATACTTCTGTGTCTATGCAGGGGGTTCTCCGATCGCAGTTACAAACAGCAAATGAAGATACTGAAACAAAGAATAGGTATGTCAGTCCTCTttgttttctattattgttattgttattattctTATTCTGTTACTGAGACATACAAAGCATTAGTCaacttcttttttctaaaatcaataTTATCTGCATTTCAAGTTTCTAACTTCCAAATTccacaaaaacattttttattggtagttgaaCTAAGCAGTACTTACTTACGCTTCTATGGATGTGATTTGTACTGATCTCTAATTAGAATTGGAGTTTCACCTTGGTAATATGTATAATTCTTTAATGTAAAGCTTTCTCCACATATTAACAAGGTGAAACTCCTATTCTAATTGAAGAACAGCAGTTATTGAACCGTATGTAAGTTTTACCTTAAACCAGAGCAATTTGTTGTAAGTACACTATCCATCTTTAGCATCCCTTTTAAGTTGAGTAGTATTTCTGCTCTGCATTTCCTTTAAAGATCTTTTGGTCTTCTTTCTTCCAATCATGATAATTAAAGACGATCCCAGTTCAAATTCATGTTTTCATCAAGAAATCCAGTTTTATTCTTATGATCAATTTGCTATTTCTTGGAAGAAAGTGAAAGTTGCAGCTTCTTGTTCCAAAATGAGTAAGGTGCTTATTGAAGAAATTATAACAATTCTCTGAATATGCTAAGCAACACACCAGAAGTTGTTGGATATATAGCATTGTTTCTGCTAGTCTTATCATTCTAATTTGGTAATTTTAGCTTTATGTgttactattttaattattttattcagcTTTAAAAGCTTGTAAAAAAACTCTCTTGATAAAATTCAGAGCATGGTTTGTGAAGCAAAATCCATTTCACCTTTGGTTTTATCTCTTTCTGTTAACAGAAGTGATTTTTGGACCTCTCAACCTATTAGTCTTCCAAAAAGTTTTTCAGTGGGGAGAGCAACTTGACTTGTTTGTGCTTTCTGTCTATCTGATCCTATAGGATATGCATACTTACTCATTGATACTGCTCAAATCCTTCTAATTTCCTATCTTTTACACTGGATCACAGTCTTCGGAttattgtttgtttttatttttgcagTGATAGTTTAGACTCAACTAGTGCACTTGAGAATTCTTTAAATGCCAAAGAAAAGCAAATCTCTGAATTGAACTTGGAACTACACAATATTGAAACAACCTTATCAAATGAAAGAGATGAACACATTAATGATGTCAAGAAACTTACTGCAATGCTCAATGAAAAGGTAATATTTTGGTTTGCCAAAGTCTACAGCCAACCTCCTTAATGATACTTTAATGCATTACAAGTTTTTGTGATTTATGAATATGCACTTATTTTGATCCAATATATTTGGTTTCAAACTGGACAGGCCCCACAGTAAATGATGCATTTCAGTTGATATTCCATCTGCATCATTACATGGCACATAATTTTGTTCTTTCATGTTCATGAAactttgaaactattttttaactATTCCCGTCACAAAATTCTCAATTCAAATTGTGGTTTGGCATGTGGGTCTGTGAACTTTTACTTTAATGATGGAAATTTCTTTTCCATTACTTGAGATATAAAAATGCAACTTGATAGTGCTTTTCCTTTGTGAAACTTTGTGCATGATGCCCTGATTTACAAGCATTTGTTCTGTCTATCAAAAGCTAATAGTATGAACATGTCTGCTGATTTGAGTCTCTAAATTATTTTGGGAGCTAACACACATCTTATTGCCTTCTCTTGATGTAGGAAGCTGCCCTTGAGGAGATGAAGAAAGAACTTCAAGCAAGACCTACAGAAAAAACAGTAGATGATTTGCGAAAGAAAGTGAAAATTTTGCAGGTGTTGTTATTGTTCTTTGCGTtctcttatttattattttggcCACCTCTTGTAATTTCACTATTTATGTAACTCCTTGTGAGCTATACATACAGGCAGTGGGTTATAATTCAATTGAGGCTGAAGACTGGGAAGTGGCTACAAGTGGGGAAGAGATGAGCAAGATGgagtttcttcttcttgatAAGAACCGTAAAATGGAACATGAACTAACACAGTTGAAGGTATGAATGTGATTTATTAAGCAATGGGACATCCAGTCCTCCTGCCcctataaataaagaaaaatttgaaaaaaataggtTGAAATAAATTATCAACAAACATAGCACCGGCCttcttttgaagaaaacaagaCCAATTTCAAAAGCATCCTCTGTACTTCCTTTATTTGAGCATTGTTCCTGTTGTGGATTCAATGACAATATCATGTAGAAGGATGCTCTTTAAGATGATAACAAGTGTTGTTGCTGTGCATTTCAAAAGACCTTTACTTTTATTATTCAGATGAAGTTCTACATTTTCAGGTCACACTTTCTGAGAAAACATCTTTACTGGAAACAGCTGAAGAAAAGATAGCAGAACTTACGACAAAGGTTAATGAACAACAAAAATTGATACAGAAGTTGGAAGATGACATATTGAAGGTTTTGAATAATTGTCTCTGGCATCACTTTTACATTCATTTTCCCCACTTTGAGTAGAATATGAATTGCTCTCTTTTGCTAATCTCTGTTAGTCTGTTTATGTATTTGTGAATTATGATGAAATTTTGtgcttattattattttaatgcaCTTAAATCCTTTTGATACAGGGATATAGTTCCAATTCAAAAGATCGTAAAGGGAACTTCCTTGATGATTGGGATCTTTCAGAAGCAGGAGGGGGTGAAGCTTCTGAGGTAGATTCCTCTCTCGTGCTTCCATTCTTTCTGgattttatttctttcaaaGAATAATCTTGAAAGAAACTAATGTCATGCATTCAGAAATTGGAAATAGATGCTGCCTCAAgtgttgttttcttttaggttAACAAAAGAACTTAATCAGTGATTTGTTGGGTGGAGTTGAATTGAGTGTGCATAACAATGGAGAAATATAATTCTAATTTCAGATGCATCTCTTAGAGATATAAGCAAAATTCATCACAAGCCTGTTCCAACTTATGCTTTTGGGATAGCTAGTTCATGGGGTGGTTGAAAGCTTCTTTGACCAAACAATTGATAGATTGGTTCTTATGATTCGCATTCTCACATTCAAACTGAGATGAACATTAGACGTGCTTCAAGTTAACATGCTTTGAAGAGATGTACACCATTATTCAACTTTTTCTTTACAGCTTGAGATTTGAGTTAGATCAGATGGTTTAATGATACAATCTactttctttgattttttttaatgatgccTTTAGGTACAAAAGTTGATTTTTGCAATTAGAAGATTAAGATTTtgggaaaaatgaaaaaattattttactggGTAATTAAGTAGTGCACACACCCAAATATTCTTCTGTATGTAGCAGTTCTTTAAAATTAGATTTGAAGAACTCTTAAATTGGCTCTTTTTCATCAGAATACAGACCAAAGGCAAGTATCCTTGGACCAAGATCAGAGCTCAATGCTTAAAGTGATTTGTAATCAAAGAGATCGATTTAGGAACCGCTTGCGAGAGACAGAAGAGGTATATGTATAATCAACATTacctcatttattttatttctttctatcTAATATTATTTAAACCAAATTTTAGATTATGGATATGGCAGTGTAACAAGTGTTGACCTGGGTGAAATTTTTGCTTTTAATAGGAAATAAGGCAGTTGAAGGAGAAGATCGGGGTATTAACAGTGGAAGTGGAAAAGAGTAAAGCTGATAATGTCAAACTATATGGGAAGATTCGTTATGTACAAGATTATAATATTGAGAAAGTGGTTTCAAGGGGTTCGAAAAAGGTTTTTTAAATTGTGCTTGCATCATTATGTTTCTTTCTTCAACAAGATCATTTTTTACCTTTTACCCTGAACTTGAGATTTGTTTGTGATTTTTGTTTAGTATGCTGAAGATATTGAAAGTGGTTTCTCGTCGGATGTTGAATCTAAATACAAGAAGATATATGAGGATGATATAAATCCTTTTGCTGCATTCTCGAAAAAGGTGATCCAGCTTGCTAATGTAATGAAACCAGGCATTTTAAAAGATGGCTCTTACATTATAATTTGTATTGGTGTCACTGCCTTAATGAAATACACATTTTTatgctgtggtgtttttctgTCCAAGATAACTAAAAGCCTAAAACCATACAATACAATCTTTGAATGAATTCTATCTAAGGTTGATGCTGCCGTCAAAATTGACTTCTTATAAATGTTTGTGTTTGTGAAATAACTTGAGTTTTCAGGTGTACTATTACTGGTATTAAAAAATTGTACGTGACTGACTAGTCTTTGGTACAGGGAAGATACCTGTTATGTCCTTGATTGAGAATCTAAATTTTGTTGGTTAAACATGCATTTAAATAGTTGTTGTTGCTTATTGGAGCTGCTATTAAACACTGGATTCTCTTTATGCATAGATTTCCGTCTCCTATTTAGCACCTCACCTAGAAAAGGGAGGGCAGATTGGGACTGGATGAAAGAAGTGATTTAGTTGGAAATATGTAAAAGTTATCTTTATTGTGTTCTCTTATcaatgttatttaattttaattaagaaCGTTTCATCTATTTTCATTTAATTAGGAAAGGGATCAAAGATACAAGGAGTTGGGATTCAGGGACAGAATTACACTCAGCAGTGGGCGTTTTCTCCTTGGTAACAAGTATGTTTGAATGCTTCTACAATATTTTTGACATTCTCCAATGCTCCTGTTCTTTTACTTAAATTATTTGTTAACCCGTTTGATATCAAATTAATGggaaaaaaaattctcaatTCTTCTAATGCATTGACTTGCAAGCTCATAACTCATCATTAATTGTTGGCTTAAATATGTCTCAGCTCTTCAATATATAAAGGATTTGTGTTGAGTATATCCAATAcaattttctttcaaattgaATACTTAATCAAATTTTTTGGTTCAGTCCCTTTCGTTTCTTTCATCAGTTCTATGGTCCACGTGACCGTTAAGTTGTCAAACATGTCACAAGATATGTTGTGTTGAGTAATGATTTGTATACTAAGTTTCTTTTGTTACTTGTATTAACATTTTCCGTCATcatataatgaaaaatatatcaattgttatgataaataaaataccgaggaattaaaaaaatagaaatatttcaAGGAATTGaaccaaaataaatatttcatctAAGAGACTTAAACATTCTTAATTTATTAAGAATCCAATTTAAAGGAAAAATTTATCGGGTACCCAAAATAAAAATCGGTCATATACGGGGACTTGAAGCATATTTAAGTCTTAATTTTTTCGCCAAccattaattttgaaaaaggttAGCTTTCATGCTTTCGAATCTCCAATTTCTTGCTGCTTCTGTCTGCCGAAAACAATGTCTCTTTCTACTGCCCTAAACGGGTGAAGCTATGAGTGGATAGAGAGGAGCCATGGCTCCCCCAAGCTTTTCAGAACCACGTATATACCtatactttttatattaaaatattaatgaaaaattgTAATGATTTAATGTTGTTTATTTTACCAGTCTTTGGCTTGGTTGTCCTTTAAGTTAATTGATAAAGAATGCACTTGCAGGTATGCCCGAACTTTCGCATTCTTTTATACAATTGGATTGCATATCTTGGTCTTCACCTGTCTCTACCGAATGTCTGCTCTCAGTTATCTTAGGTAAAAATATCTTATGACTAATTTCACTGTTATAACTATCATAGATGGATTTCAGCCACTCTTACCCTTCCCTTTTCCTGCAGCAATGGCCCAGAGGAATTCCTTGTTGGAGATAAAAACGTGGATCTTCCACGTGGACTGTAGTGGATCTGCATCTCAGTTTCCTTTTCCAGTGATCGATTTCTCAAATTGAATGGTGCATGTGGTCGGAATGCAACCTCTTTTCAGTGGTCTTTTTGTTGCAGACAAAACGATTACATATTGTCAatattcaaatatcaaatgtatTGTACATATGGCTGTTGTTTTACTCTATACACTGTTGCAATGAAATAtagaggattttttttttcttgtacaCGACAATAGCAAACCACTATAAAGTCCTTGTTCACGGGCCCATGAAAGAAGTGTGGACtgaaaattaacaaattttaactCACAGTCTTGTTACTTGAACATGCATTTGAATTAGTTCCTTATCTTAAATTTGTGTCTTAAATTGGTATATAGATTTAAGAAATTTCTATAAAAGCTCGCTTTAATTATGTTTGCTTAAGTCCTTAAATTTTGTATGTGAAAAATAGTATTTTGTTATTCATAGAAACAATTAACTCATGCTGAAAACATTGTTATACAACCTTGTTTAATTCTAAATACCTCTGGAGTACTCTAATTATAGACTATTCTTATGGGATATGATTAATTGGATCAGTTAATAAATTcgataaaattttgtttttattgacTTATACAAACAAATTTTAGCAactaaattgttaaaaaatcattaaataaattaaattttaaaactaattcaTGTTGTATTGTATGATGCTATtaaaacatttatattattagtatcATAAAATTATGTGTTGGAGAATATCTAAGTTGCTTAAAATTCTAATACATTTTTATTGCAATAATGTTACTTAATGGTTGAATTGATAATGCATATTTTGCAGTGTTTCTCTTCTTAAGGCGTGTCATGATTCTTGTGTTGATCTTATACTATTATAATACACTTTTATTGACTAGTCTTCATGTTAAATGAAGAACTAAAGCATGATTATCTTTGTTCTTCCTGTTGTTCAAATATCTGATTTGACAAAAGGACCCAAAACACATGGATTTTGATtctaaaagaattaaaataggTTGTGTTCTTACAGGGATTTGACAAATACAAGTATTTTTCTGCAGGGATTTGACAAATACAAGTATTGTTATGATTGCCAAAAATATATAGCATGAGTGGAGAGTTGTTGAATCAGAAACAAACAAGGTTGTCTTCTAAAATTACCTCAGAACTAAACTTCATTTCCTCTTTTTATGGTAAGATCAAATAACTTCTTTGTTCttgttttgaataaaataaaccaTCTTTGATTGTTAGCTCTGGAAGCCACCACACTTCAAAGAAAGTTTGTTGTGTTATTTGATGAAAAAGTCTGCGACATGGTAACTGTTCTATTGAATTTTTGGACAGTTCTACTCTTCAATTGAGATTATACAATTCCTTTTTTGACCATATCagagaaaataaagaaatatttgcAAGGTTTGTTGTCATGTTCATAATGTGCACACCCCACCTTCAGTCTGAAAATGGAAATTGTCAACTTCCTTCAGAAGCACGTTTGATACATTAGGTTAATTTCTTTTGCAAAAAATTGCCAAATGCATTCTTAAACTTGTTGATGGGTAAAAGGGTTcaatcttttatctttatctagACTTGAATCAGTTGCCATATCAAGTCACCTCCAAAATAGTTTGGGGAACAGAACAGAACAACTATGTTCACAGAAAGTAATATACTATTCAACAATAGTCTCATAGTAGTTGGAAATTAATCAAATTATCTTTATAAAGTGcttgattttgaaatcaagttTTAATCAACCCCACTTTTTCCTCTTTGACTTACTCTCCTTTTTCACACTCTTTTCATCATACCTCTTTGGATGATCCCAATGTGTAACAAGTGGTCAACATACAAAAGTTTTCCTGCCTTAAACACTTTATAGATTTTTGCATCATAAAACCGTAAAGTGAACTATAAATCATTAATTGAAAAATGGTATCAAACAGTAAGGTCTTGAATGGTTTTGTGggtgaaaaatataattaaaaaaaaaagattccATTAAAAATAGTCATTTAAAGTTGTGTTTGTTATCAACGAAATGTGTAAAAgctttatattaataatacaattttaaacaaatagCAATTATTCTTGCAGGTTAAATTTTTCCTTAGTTTGATCAAAATTCGAGATATGAGATCTTTGATTTTTTTGGTCTTTGGTCTTTTTCGAATCTTTAGTTTTTTTgagtttatgatttttttggtCTTTATTCTGTTCGAATTTCTAATCTTGTTATAGAAATACATTCAATTATACTCTAAGTCAATTTGATTCATGTAAAATAGTTcataatcaaaattaaattatctaataataattttagagtGTTCTCTATTCATAgtaatgattaaattaaattcaattgAACTCAAACATTTTATGTTTCAATTTATGAAATGTTTACCATTGTTCTGGTATGCATTATTAATGACATCTTATAAACTCGTTTCTCCTTCTATTCATAAAAATgctttttaataacaaaatcgTGACAAAAACACtactttttaaaacaaaactttaCACAATTTTTTCTTAGTTTTGTTTGATATTTTGTCTCCAACCATAATCCTTAAAGCAGGAGGCATGGTAGAGGAAAGAATGGATGAGGAAAAAGGTGCATGATTTGAGggttatttattaattaattagtggCACAACACGTGCAAGATATTTACCTGTGAACCAAGAGATTTTGGAACTTGCATTGCACTTACTTTATGCAGCATTTGTAGTTGACCAACCTGCATTCAACCATTTTTTCAATGCATCATTTCATAAACTCCTTCTTTTCTTCCACTCTGCTTCAACATCCCAACCACcactttcaatttttataaataatgtccaatttttataaattaaaatcaacttaatgtttcatctttaaaatatagttaaatatgAATAACGATCacgttattattatataattttaaaaatatttaatacaaataattataatgatatgaaattatgatttaaaatttgaattaatattattttaatataaaattattaatgatataatactttttaaaagTTAACTCATCCATTG
This region includes:
- the LOC137838046 gene encoding protein CASP encodes the protein MEAQLGGSGSGPERDKSTAPPSSSPISVVSAFWKDFELEKEKSVLDEQGLRIAENQENSQKNRRKLAENTRDFRKASPEDKLSLFSSLLKGYQEEVDNLTKRAKFGENAFLNIYQKLYEAPDPYPALASIAEQDLKLSELESENRKMKVELEEFRTEATHLKNQQATIRRLEERNRQLEQQMEEKVKEIVEIKQRSLAEENQKTLEVLKEREQALQDQLQHAKGSVSNMQKLHEIAQNQLFELRAQSEEERASKQSEVTLLMDEVERAQTMLLSLEREKGVLRSQLQTANEDTETKNSDSLDSTSALENSLNAKEKQISELNLELHNIETTLSNERDEHINDVKKLTAMLNEKEAALEEMKKELQARPTEKTVDDLRKKVKILQAVGYNSIEAEDWEVATSGEEMSKMEFLLLDKNRKMEHELTQLKVTLSEKTSLLETAEEKIAELTTKVNEQQKLIQKLEDDILKGYSSNSKDRKGNFLDDWDLSEAGGGEASENTDQRQVSLDQDQSSMLKVICNQRDRFRNRLRETEEEIRQLKEKIGVLTVEVEKSKADNVKLYGKIRYVQDYNIEKVVSRGSKKYAEDIESGFSSDVESKYKKIYEDDINPFAAFSKKERDQRYKELGFRDRITLSSGRFLLGNKYARTFAFFYTIGLHILVFTCLYRMSALSYLSNGPEEFLVGDKNVDLPRGL